The following coding sequences lie in one Pseudarthrobacter phenanthrenivorans Sphe3 genomic window:
- the rpmI gene encoding 50S ribosomal protein L35, with product MPKMKTHSGAKKRFKLTGSGKLRRQQANRRHYLEHKSSRLTRRLAGDKIVFKGDAKVIRKMLGI from the coding sequence ATGCCGAAGATGAAGACCCACAGTGGTGCCAAGAAGCGCTTCAAGCTGACTGGCAGCGGCAAGCTGCGCCGCCAGCAGGCCAACCGCCGCCACTACCTCGAGCACAAGTCCTCGCGGCTGACCCGTCGCCTTGCCGGCGACAAGATCGTCTTCAAGGGCGATGCCAAGGTCATCCGTAAGATGCTCGGCATCTAA
- the rplT gene encoding 50S ribosomal protein L20 produces MARVKRAVNAHKKRRVILERAKGYRGQRSRLYRKAKEQLLHSFVYSYGDRKKKKGDFRRLWIQRINAASRANGLTYNRLIQGLKAAEVEVDRRMLAELAVSDANAFAALVKVAKDSLPADTSAKKAVA; encoded by the coding sequence GTGGCACGTGTGAAGAGGGCGGTCAACGCCCACAAGAAGCGCCGGGTTATCCTTGAACGCGCAAAGGGCTACCGTGGACAGCGTTCACGCCTGTACCGCAAGGCCAAAGAGCAGCTGCTGCACTCGTTTGTGTACAGCTACGGTGACCGCAAGAAGAAGAAGGGCGACTTCCGCCGCCTGTGGATCCAGCGCATCAACGCTGCGTCCCGCGCCAACGGCCTCACCTACAACCGTCTCATCCAGGGCCTGAAGGCTGCTGAGGTTGAGGTTGACCGCCGCATGCTCGCCGAGCTCGCCGTTTCCGACGCCAACGCCTTCGCAGCACTGGTCAAGGTTGCCAAGGACTCGCTGCCTGCCGACACCTCCGCCAAGAAGGCCGTTGCCTAG
- a CDS encoding TrmH family RNA methyltransferase, with translation MNETGRPQDFPLSNPRADRVRDVAKLAGRPARLKRGHFLAEGPQAVREALKLHQQRLASGGPGVVSEVFASEACLDRFPEFEELSQGVNARLATDDVLAAMADTVNPQGIIAVCRFVDVPLEEVLDGGPRLIAVLCQVRDPGNAGTVLRAADSAGADAVVLTASSVDIYNPKAVRSTAGSLFHLPVVLGADVGELAAACRARGIGILAADGYGSLNLDTLQDESARRRLTGAGPSSTYALEQPTAWLFGNEAQGLSEEELALADHRVAVPVYGSAESLNLGTAATVCLYASARSQQVPAAVRG, from the coding sequence ATGAACGAAACCGGGCGCCCGCAAGATTTTCCACTGTCCAATCCCCGAGCCGATCGGGTGAGGGACGTGGCAAAACTTGCAGGGCGCCCGGCGCGTTTAAAGCGGGGCCACTTCCTCGCCGAGGGCCCACAGGCCGTCCGCGAAGCCCTCAAGCTCCACCAGCAGCGGCTGGCGAGCGGAGGACCGGGCGTAGTCAGCGAAGTCTTTGCCAGCGAGGCCTGCCTGGACCGCTTCCCGGAATTTGAGGAACTGTCCCAGGGTGTCAACGCCCGCCTTGCCACCGACGACGTCCTGGCTGCCATGGCAGACACCGTGAACCCGCAGGGCATCATTGCCGTCTGCCGCTTCGTCGACGTCCCCCTGGAAGAAGTGCTCGACGGCGGCCCGCGCCTGATTGCCGTGCTGTGCCAGGTCCGCGACCCAGGGAACGCAGGGACTGTGCTGCGGGCGGCGGATTCGGCGGGAGCGGACGCCGTCGTCCTCACGGCTTCCAGCGTGGACATCTACAACCCGAAGGCCGTCCGCTCCACAGCCGGTTCGCTGTTCCACCTTCCGGTGGTGCTGGGCGCGGACGTCGGTGAACTCGCGGCTGCCTGCCGGGCCAGGGGAATCGGCATCCTCGCCGCCGACGGCTACGGCTCCCTCAACCTGGACACCCTCCAGGACGAAAGCGCCCGGCGCAGGCTCACGGGGGCAGGCCCATCCTCCACTTACGCCCTGGAGCAGCCCACCGCCTGGCTGTTTGGAAACGAGGCCCAGGGCCTGTCCGAGGAGGAACTTGCGCTGGCCGACCACCGGGTGGCGGTACCCGTTTACGGATCCGCAGAGAGCCTCAACCTGGGAACGGCTGCCACCGTCTGCCTGTATGCCAGCGCCCGTTCACAGCAGGTGCCGGCAGCGGTCCGCGGCTAG
- a CDS encoding GlsB/YeaQ/YmgE family stress response membrane protein — MGFLAWIILGLIVGAIVKAVMPGRVGGGWVTSLVLGVVGAIVGGWIGSLLFNRGDLAFFDLGTWILAIVGGLVVAGIYGAITGRGKATRAP, encoded by the coding sequence ATGGGTTTTCTTGCTTGGATCATTCTCGGCCTCATCGTTGGGGCCATCGTTAAGGCGGTCATGCCGGGACGGGTCGGCGGCGGTTGGGTCACCAGCCTCGTTCTGGGCGTAGTGGGCGCCATCGTGGGCGGCTGGATTGGCAGCCTCCTGTTCAACCGGGGCGATCTTGCGTTCTTCGACCTCGGCACCTGGATTCTCGCCATCGTCGGCGGCCTGGTGGTAGCCGGCATCTACGGAGCCATCACCGGACGCGGAAAGGCAACACGCGCACCCTGA
- a CDS encoding MFS transporter, whose protein sequence is MSSVLDKSTAAPARSTNLAMAILSLAMGGVGIGVTEFTMMGLLKEVEQGLAISTPEAGHLISAYALGVVVGAPLLAAVGAKLPRKHLALGLMLIFTVANFASYLAPDYGMMLVSRFAAGLPHGAFFGVAAVIAASLVPPTRRGWAISMVMAGLSISNVVGVPFATWLGQTYGWRLLFILVGFIGLLTLLMVWKFVPFQDAHPDASIRRELGALKRLQVWLAILIGIVGFGGFFATYTYIAHTMTLVAGIPSSLIPLVVALYGLGMVAGNIVGGRLADRSVMGTLYSVLPAIAAALVVYAVAAHWPWSAFVMVFVVGASGSMLIPALQTRLLDASPDAPSLASSLNHAALNVANALGAFLGGLVIALGWGYVAPALVGAVLAILGLGVAVASGLLERRKPLTA, encoded by the coding sequence ATGAGCAGCGTTCTCGACAAGTCCACGGCAGCCCCCGCCCGGTCCACCAACCTCGCGATGGCCATCCTCTCCCTGGCCATGGGCGGGGTGGGCATCGGGGTGACAGAGTTCACCATGATGGGCCTGCTGAAGGAAGTGGAGCAGGGGCTTGCGATTTCGACGCCCGAGGCCGGCCACCTCATCTCTGCCTACGCACTGGGCGTCGTGGTGGGAGCGCCCCTGCTCGCCGCCGTCGGCGCCAAACTCCCGCGCAAGCACCTGGCGCTCGGGCTGATGCTGATCTTTACGGTGGCCAACTTTGCCTCCTACCTCGCCCCGGATTACGGCATGATGCTGGTCTCGCGGTTCGCAGCCGGACTGCCGCACGGCGCCTTTTTTGGCGTGGCAGCTGTGATCGCCGCATCCCTGGTTCCGCCGACGCGGCGGGGCTGGGCGATCTCCATGGTGATGGCCGGCCTGAGCATCTCGAACGTGGTGGGCGTGCCGTTCGCCACCTGGCTGGGGCAGACGTACGGCTGGCGGCTGCTGTTCATCCTGGTGGGCTTCATTGGCCTGCTGACCCTGCTCATGGTGTGGAAGTTCGTCCCCTTCCAGGACGCACATCCGGATGCCAGCATCAGGCGTGAACTCGGCGCCCTCAAACGGCTCCAGGTGTGGCTGGCCATCCTGATCGGCATCGTGGGCTTCGGCGGCTTCTTCGCCACCTACACGTACATTGCCCACACCATGACCCTGGTGGCGGGCATTCCCTCGTCACTGATTCCGCTGGTGGTTGCGCTCTATGGCCTGGGAATGGTGGCGGGCAACATCGTGGGCGGCAGGCTTGCGGACCGCTCCGTCATGGGAACCCTGTACTCCGTGTTGCCCGCGATCGCGGCTGCCCTGGTGGTCTATGCGGTGGCTGCCCACTGGCCGTGGTCCGCGTTTGTCATGGTCTTCGTGGTGGGCGCGTCCGGGTCCATGCTGATCCCGGCGCTCCAGACCCGGCTCCTGGACGCGTCGCCGGACGCCCCGTCGCTGGCTTCGTCGCTGAACCACGCGGCGCTGAACGTGGCCAACGCACTGGGCGCCTTCCTGGGCGGACTGGTCATCGCCCTTGGCTGGGGCTATGTGGCACCCGCGCTGGTGGGTGCCGTCCTCGCCATCCTGGGCCTGGGCGTTGCCGTGGCCAGTGGCCTCCTCGAGCGCCGGAAGCCGCTGACCGCCTGA
- a CDS encoding (deoxy)nucleoside triphosphate pyrophosphohydrolase, with translation MTGLIQVVGGAVLDNLEEPSLLLVARRSAPEALAGLWEFPGGKVEPGEEPEAALVRELSEELGVTVRLGSELAAESPAGWPLNPRASMRVWFAEVAQGVAQPLEDHDELLWVPLAETESVLGLPWIPADYPIVRALLSALSLPVGPTAK, from the coding sequence GTGACTGGACTGATACAGGTAGTGGGCGGAGCAGTGCTGGACAACCTTGAGGAACCTTCCCTGCTGCTCGTGGCCAGGCGCAGTGCTCCGGAGGCCCTGGCCGGCCTGTGGGAGTTCCCAGGCGGCAAGGTGGAACCGGGCGAAGAGCCGGAGGCGGCCCTGGTCCGGGAGCTGTCCGAGGAGCTGGGAGTCACGGTTCGCCTGGGCAGCGAGCTCGCCGCTGAATCGCCGGCCGGCTGGCCGCTGAATCCCCGGGCCAGCATGCGGGTGTGGTTTGCGGAGGTGGCCCAGGGGGTGGCCCAGCCGCTTGAAGACCATGATGAGCTGCTGTGGGTTCCCCTGGCCGAAACGGAAAGCGTCCTCGGCCTGCCGTGGATCCCGGCCGATTACCCGATCGTGCGGGCCCTGCTGTCAGCGCTGTCCCTGCCGGTGGGCCCAACGGCAAAGTAA
- a CDS encoding Rv2578c family radical SAM protein translates to MRWEAQALVPAAGETGAAAVPALLPLAGLVRSVTTPEFAGITFHEVTAKSVLNKVPAGSRMPFEWTINPYRGCSHACVYCFARKSHMYLDFDAGLDFDSQVVVKVNAAEVLRKELAKPSWSRQQVALGTNTDPYQRAEGRYRLMPGIINALAESGTPLSILTKGTLLARDIPLLKSAAAQVPVGLGISLAMTDEELSEAVEPGTPGPRARLKLVSRLREAGLPCGVMAMPILPWLSDSDEALDSLFASLAAAGATGVSAGALYLKPGTREWFMKWIAEHHPALAGRYRRLYGSGSYASKEYRSWLAGKVRYFKARHGFTNSSGFSHRDLEDDPRGEEAEYPAGIIPQGSAGTPAAGGGSPAGPAGQPTLF, encoded by the coding sequence ATGAGGTGGGAGGCGCAGGCACTGGTTCCGGCTGCGGGCGAAACTGGGGCCGCGGCTGTCCCGGCATTACTGCCGCTGGCTGGCCTTGTGCGCTCCGTGACTACGCCGGAGTTCGCCGGCATCACTTTCCACGAGGTCACTGCCAAATCGGTGCTCAACAAGGTGCCGGCAGGTTCGCGGATGCCGTTTGAATGGACCATCAACCCCTACCGGGGCTGCAGCCATGCCTGTGTCTATTGCTTCGCCCGGAAGAGCCACATGTATTTGGACTTCGACGCCGGGCTGGACTTCGACAGCCAGGTGGTGGTGAAGGTCAACGCCGCTGAGGTCCTGCGCAAGGAGCTGGCAAAGCCGTCCTGGAGCCGCCAGCAGGTAGCCCTCGGCACCAACACGGACCCATACCAGCGGGCCGAGGGCCGCTACCGGCTGATGCCGGGGATCATCAATGCCCTGGCCGAGTCGGGGACTCCCTTGTCCATCCTGACCAAGGGGACGCTCCTGGCGCGGGACATTCCCCTGCTGAAGAGTGCGGCTGCCCAAGTCCCGGTGGGGTTGGGGATCTCCCTGGCCATGACGGATGAGGAGCTCTCGGAGGCGGTGGAACCGGGGACACCCGGGCCGCGGGCACGGCTCAAGCTTGTTTCCCGCCTCCGTGAAGCCGGCCTCCCCTGCGGGGTGATGGCCATGCCCATCCTGCCGTGGCTCTCGGACAGCGACGAAGCCCTGGATTCCCTGTTTGCGTCGCTGGCTGCCGCGGGCGCCACCGGGGTTTCGGCTGGGGCGCTCTACTTGAAGCCTGGCACCCGTGAGTGGTTCATGAAGTGGATTGCGGAACACCATCCAGCACTGGCAGGCCGCTACCGGCGGCTCTACGGATCCGGCTCCTACGCCTCAAAGGAGTACCGGAGCTGGCTGGCCGGCAAGGTGCGCTACTTCAAGGCCCGGCACGGGTTCACCAATTCGTCGGGGTTCAGCCACAGGGACCTGGAGGACGATCCCCGTGGCGAGGAAGCGGAGTACCCTGCAGGCATCATTCCCCAAGGATCAGCCGGCACTCCCGCAGCGGGCGGAGGCAGTCCTGCCGGACCAGCAGGCCAACCAACCCTGTTCTAG
- the pheS gene encoding phenylalanine--tRNA ligase subunit alpha, giving the protein MTETLPGAAIPNPTDEAAITAAVDQAVAAIAGAATLDELKVVRLAHTGEKSPLSLANREIGKLPKDQKAVAGKLMGASRGRVNKALADRTAELEAENDARILLEETVDVTAAPRRRRAGARHPLSTLQDRVADIFVGMGWEIAEGPEVESEWFNFDALNFKPDHPAREMQDTFFVEPPEAHLLMRTHTSPVQVRSMLERELPIYVLCPGKVFRTDELDATHTPVFHQFEGLAIDKNLSMADLRGTLEHFARQMFGDEAQIRLRPNYFPFTEPSAELDIWHPGAKGGPRWIEWGGCGMVNPNVLRAAGIDPDVYSGFAFGMGIERTLMFRNEVGDMRDMIEGDVRFSEHFGMEI; this is encoded by the coding sequence ATGACTGAAACTTTGCCGGGCGCCGCCATCCCGAACCCCACGGATGAAGCCGCCATCACTGCCGCTGTAGACCAGGCCGTCGCCGCCATCGCCGGCGCGGCCACCCTTGACGAGCTGAAGGTGGTGAGGCTTGCCCACACTGGAGAGAAATCCCCGCTCAGCCTCGCCAACCGCGAAATCGGCAAGCTGCCCAAGGACCAGAAGGCCGTGGCCGGGAAGCTGATGGGTGCCTCCCGCGGGCGGGTCAACAAGGCGCTCGCCGACCGCACGGCGGAGCTGGAAGCCGAGAACGACGCCCGCATCCTGCTGGAAGAGACGGTTGACGTCACTGCCGCCCCCCGCCGTCGTCGTGCCGGTGCCCGGCACCCCCTCTCCACCCTGCAGGACCGCGTCGCGGACATCTTCGTGGGCATGGGCTGGGAGATTGCAGAAGGACCCGAGGTTGAATCGGAATGGTTCAACTTCGACGCACTGAACTTCAAGCCGGACCACCCTGCCCGCGAAATGCAGGACACGTTCTTCGTGGAGCCGCCGGAGGCCCACCTGCTCATGCGCACGCACACCTCCCCGGTGCAGGTCCGTTCCATGCTGGAACGTGAGCTGCCCATCTATGTGCTGTGCCCGGGCAAGGTCTTCCGCACCGACGAACTGGACGCCACCCACACCCCGGTGTTCCACCAGTTCGAAGGCCTGGCCATCGACAAGAACCTCAGCATGGCGGACCTGCGCGGAACGCTGGAGCACTTCGCCCGCCAGATGTTCGGCGACGAAGCCCAGATCCGGCTGCGCCCCAACTACTTCCCCTTCACCGAGCCTTCCGCCGAGCTGGACATCTGGCACCCCGGCGCCAAGGGCGGTCCGCGCTGGATTGAATGGGGCGGCTGCGGCATGGTCAATCCCAACGTCCTCCGGGCAGCCGGCATCGACCCGGACGTTTATTCAGGTTTTGCCTTTGGCATGGGCATCGAACGCACCCTCATGTTCCGCAATGAGGTGGGCGACATGCGCGACATGATCGAAGGCGATGTACGGTTCAGCGAGCACTTCGGGATGGAGATCTAA
- the pheT gene encoding phenylalanine--tRNA ligase subunit beta encodes MRIPLSWLREFAEVPAGATAEDVMAELVKVGFEEEDVHRPTDTLQGPIVVGQVLSVVKEPQTNGKTINWCQVRVVPEGQEQTLTGDGIDPSGVQGIICGAHNFVEGDKVVVTLPGAVLPGDFHISARKTYGHLSAGMIASVRELGIGEDHDGILVLSRIGLDPEVGTDAMELLGLYDQAAEINVTPDRGYAFSIRGVAREYAHATGTTFTDPATRVSAPAALSGGFGVKINDDAPIYGKPGCDRFVARTVRGVDATRPTPPWMSSRLRLAGIRSISLPVDISNYVMLELGQPLHFYDQDKLSGDIVVRRAVAGEKLATLDGRERSLDPEDLLITDASGPIGIAGVMGGAATEVSDATSTVLIEAAHFEEVSIARSRRRHKLPSEASKRFERGVDWHIAGIAAQRAVDLLVELAGGTADEAGTDVGTAPDSVTIELPAAFAAARIGIDFTEEQIVTSLEDLGAAVVKNDGGWRVTAPSWRHDLETKEDLSEEIARLVGYDQIPATLPVAPPGRGLTRVQQQRRRLIQALADAGLTEVLSYPFVSKAANDTFGVPGEGAGRTAVKLANPISEEQGYLRTSILPGLIEVAKRNHSRGFRDLALFESGLVFLPAERTGTESIPPLGVKPADEVLDALYDGVPHQPFHLAAVLTGHDSPAAPGHSPRTWDWADALDIARLAGDVLGVEVVVSQGSHQAFHPGRAARLSLRTGEVVGYAGELHPKLLAASDMPARSVALELNADALFDAAPDVIVARYISTFPVATQDVALVVPAGVPADDVLAALREGAGELLEDVALFDVYAGKGIEEGKKSLAFGLRFRADDRTLTADEASAARASAVALAAERFGAVQR; translated from the coding sequence GTGCGTATCCCACTTTCCTGGCTGCGTGAATTCGCAGAGGTACCGGCCGGAGCAACGGCCGAAGACGTGATGGCCGAACTGGTCAAGGTCGGCTTCGAAGAGGAGGACGTCCACCGTCCCACCGACACCCTGCAGGGACCCATCGTGGTGGGCCAGGTCCTGAGCGTGGTCAAGGAGCCGCAGACCAACGGCAAGACCATTAACTGGTGCCAGGTCCGCGTGGTCCCCGAGGGACAGGAGCAGACACTCACCGGCGACGGCATCGACCCGTCCGGCGTGCAGGGCATCATCTGCGGCGCCCACAACTTCGTCGAAGGCGACAAAGTGGTGGTCACGCTGCCCGGCGCCGTGCTGCCCGGCGACTTCCACATCTCGGCACGGAAGACTTACGGCCACCTGTCGGCCGGCATGATCGCCTCCGTCCGCGAACTCGGAATCGGCGAGGACCACGACGGCATCCTGGTGCTGTCCCGCATCGGGCTGGACCCGGAAGTCGGTACTGACGCCATGGAGCTCCTGGGCCTCTATGACCAGGCGGCAGAGATCAACGTGACGCCGGACCGCGGCTACGCCTTCTCCATCCGGGGCGTGGCACGCGAGTATGCGCACGCCACCGGAACCACCTTCACCGATCCCGCCACCCGCGTCAGCGCTCCTGCCGCGCTCTCCGGCGGCTTCGGCGTCAAGATCAACGACGACGCACCCATCTACGGCAAGCCCGGCTGCGACCGGTTCGTGGCGCGCACGGTCCGCGGCGTTGACGCAACAAGGCCAACGCCGCCCTGGATGTCCTCCAGGCTGCGCCTCGCCGGCATCCGCTCCATCTCACTGCCGGTGGACATCTCCAACTACGTCATGCTGGAACTCGGCCAGCCCCTGCACTTCTACGACCAGGACAAGCTGTCCGGCGACATCGTGGTGCGGCGGGCAGTGGCGGGGGAGAAGCTCGCCACCCTTGACGGCAGGGAGCGCTCGCTCGACCCCGAGGACCTGTTGATCACTGATGCCTCAGGACCGATCGGCATCGCGGGTGTCATGGGGGGAGCCGCTACAGAGGTTTCCGACGCCACCTCGACTGTCCTGATTGAGGCCGCCCATTTCGAGGAAGTATCCATCGCCCGTTCCCGCCGGCGGCACAAGCTGCCTTCAGAGGCGTCCAAGCGCTTCGAGCGCGGCGTGGACTGGCACATCGCCGGCATCGCCGCCCAGCGCGCGGTGGACCTCCTGGTGGAGTTGGCGGGCGGAACCGCGGACGAGGCGGGGACCGACGTCGGTACAGCGCCGGACTCGGTGACCATCGAATTGCCGGCGGCCTTCGCTGCCGCCCGGATCGGTATCGACTTCACGGAAGAGCAGATCGTCACGTCCCTTGAGGACCTGGGCGCAGCCGTGGTGAAGAACGACGGCGGCTGGCGCGTCACGGCCCCCAGCTGGCGCCATGACCTGGAGACCAAGGAGGATCTTTCCGAGGAGATCGCCCGGCTGGTGGGTTACGACCAGATTCCCGCCACGCTGCCCGTGGCACCTCCCGGGCGGGGGCTGACGCGCGTGCAGCAGCAGCGCCGGCGCCTGATCCAGGCGCTCGCGGACGCGGGACTCACCGAGGTCCTGTCCTACCCGTTTGTTTCCAAGGCCGCGAACGACACCTTTGGCGTGCCTGGCGAGGGCGCGGGCCGCACCGCGGTCAAGCTGGCCAACCCGATCAGCGAGGAGCAAGGCTACCTGCGCACCTCCATCCTGCCGGGGCTTATCGAAGTGGCTAAGCGCAACCACTCGCGCGGTTTCCGTGACCTGGCGCTTTTCGAGTCCGGCCTGGTGTTCCTTCCGGCCGAACGAACGGGCACCGAGTCCATCCCGCCGCTGGGCGTCAAGCCTGCCGACGAGGTGCTGGATGCACTGTACGACGGCGTCCCGCACCAGCCCTTCCACCTCGCCGCGGTGCTCACCGGACACGACTCCCCGGCAGCCCCCGGGCATTCCCCCCGTACCTGGGACTGGGCCGACGCGCTGGACATTGCCCGGCTCGCGGGCGACGTCCTGGGCGTGGAGGTTGTGGTCAGCCAGGGCAGCCACCAGGCATTCCACCCCGGCCGTGCCGCCCGGCTGTCCCTGCGCACGGGTGAAGTAGTGGGCTACGCCGGTGAACTGCATCCCAAGCTGCTTGCCGCCTCGGACATGCCTGCCCGTTCGGTTGCCCTGGAGCTCAATGCCGATGCCCTGTTCGATGCTGCTCCGGACGTGATTGTGGCCCGCTACATCTCCACGTTCCCCGTGGCAACCCAGGACGTGGCCCTGGTGGTTCCGGCCGGCGTGCCCGCCGATGACGTGCTGGCGGCACTCCGCGAGGGCGCCGGCGAACTCCTGGAGGATGTTGCACTCTTCGACGTCTACGCCGGCAAGGGAATCGAAGAAGGCAAGAAGTCCCTGGCCTTCGGGCTGCGGTTCCGTGCGGACGACAGGACACTGACGGCAGACGAAGCATCCGCCGCACGCGCAAGCGCCGTGGCACTGGCCGCCGAGCGTTTCGGGGCAGTACAGAGGTAG
- a CDS encoding quinone oxidoreductase family protein has product MTHAIVARQAGGPEVLEYADVDRPAPGPGQLLVKVAAAGVNFIDTYKRSGTYKVQYPFTPGSEAAGTVEEVGEGVTGFVPGDRVATAEGINCYADFALVAEEAALPVPATLDDFTAAALPLQGMTAHFLMNSTFKVEPGHTVLLHAGAGGVGLLLTQLLKARGAEVITTVSTGEKEELAREAGADHVLPYKGFAGRVRDITGGTGVDVVYDGVGKDTFDGSLEALRTRGMLVLFGAASGPVPPVDPQRLNSGGSLFLTRPTIAHHLRDAAERRWRSREIFAAAADGSLKVRIGARYPLVQAAQAHRDLEGRRTTGKVLLVP; this is encoded by the coding sequence ATGACGCATGCAATCGTCGCACGCCAGGCGGGCGGCCCGGAAGTCCTTGAGTATGCGGATGTGGACCGGCCCGCTCCAGGCCCAGGCCAGTTGCTGGTCAAGGTGGCGGCAGCCGGCGTGAACTTCATCGACACCTACAAGCGCAGCGGCACCTACAAGGTGCAGTACCCCTTTACTCCGGGCTCGGAAGCGGCAGGGACGGTTGAGGAGGTAGGCGAGGGCGTGACGGGCTTCGTTCCCGGCGACCGGGTTGCAACGGCCGAGGGTATCAACTGCTACGCGGACTTCGCGCTGGTTGCTGAGGAGGCTGCGCTTCCCGTTCCTGCCACGCTGGATGACTTCACCGCCGCTGCCCTGCCGCTGCAGGGAATGACGGCGCATTTCCTGATGAATTCCACCTTCAAGGTGGAGCCGGGACATACCGTCCTTCTGCACGCAGGCGCCGGCGGCGTGGGCCTGCTCCTGACCCAGCTCCTCAAGGCCCGCGGGGCGGAGGTCATCACCACCGTCTCCACAGGGGAAAAGGAGGAGCTGGCGCGTGAGGCCGGGGCGGACCACGTGCTGCCGTACAAGGGGTTCGCCGGGCGGGTCAGGGACATCACCGGCGGAACGGGGGTGGACGTGGTGTACGACGGAGTCGGCAAGGACACCTTTGACGGCTCACTGGAAGCGTTGCGGACGCGGGGCATGCTTGTCCTGTTCGGTGCCGCCTCCGGGCCAGTACCGCCGGTGGACCCCCAACGCCTCAACTCGGGCGGTTCCCTGTTCCTCACCAGGCCCACCATTGCCCACCACCTGCGGGATGCTGCGGAACGGCGCTGGCGCTCCCGGGAGATCTTCGCCGCTGCCGCGGACGGCAGCCTCAAGGTGAGGATCGGGGCCCGCTATCCCCTGGTGCAGGCCGCGCAGGCACACCGTGACCTTGAGGGACGGCGGACTACGGGCAAGGTGCTGCTGGTGCCCTAG
- the argC gene encoding N-acetyl-gamma-glutamyl-phosphate reductase has translation MTISVAVSGASGYAGGEVLRLLAGHPDVTIGAITAHSNAGSRLGELQPHLHGLASRILEDTTVENLAGHDVVFLALPHGASAEIAAQLPEGTVVIDAGADHRLQDPVAWEKFYGSAHAGTWPYGLPELPGQREALKGATRIAVPGCYPTSALLALAPGFTAGFLQPDDVVIVSASGTSGAGKAAKVNLIGSEVMGSMSPYGVGGGHRHTPEIEQGLSNAAGEQVTVSFTPTLAPMSRGILTTATAKVKPGLSREQLRQAWTEAYDDEPFVHVLPEGQWPATKSVQGSNHAAMQVAFDPHAGRIVVTCVIDNLTKGTAGGAVQSMNIALGLKETAGLDLQGVAP, from the coding sequence ATGACTATTTCTGTTGCAGTGTCGGGAGCCAGTGGCTACGCCGGGGGAGAAGTCCTGCGCCTCCTTGCCGGGCATCCGGATGTCACCATCGGAGCCATCACCGCCCACAGCAACGCCGGGTCCCGGCTCGGAGAACTGCAGCCCCATCTCCACGGGCTGGCCAGCCGTATCCTTGAGGACACCACTGTGGAGAACCTCGCCGGCCACGACGTCGTCTTCCTGGCACTGCCGCACGGCGCCTCCGCTGAGATCGCGGCGCAGCTTCCGGAGGGGACGGTGGTGATTGACGCCGGCGCCGACCACCGCCTTCAGGACCCGGTTGCCTGGGAGAAGTTCTATGGCTCCGCCCACGCCGGCACCTGGCCTTACGGCCTGCCGGAGCTTCCCGGCCAGCGGGAGGCCCTCAAAGGCGCCACCCGGATCGCCGTTCCCGGCTGCTACCCGACGTCGGCCCTCCTGGCCCTTGCACCCGGGTTCACCGCCGGGTTCCTCCAGCCGGACGACGTCGTCATCGTCTCGGCGTCCGGCACGTCGGGTGCCGGCAAGGCCGCCAAAGTAAACCTGATCGGCTCCGAAGTGATGGGCTCCATGAGCCCCTACGGTGTGGGTGGCGGCCACCGCCATACGCCCGAAATTGAGCAGGGCCTATCGAACGCCGCGGGGGAACAGGTGACCGTTTCGTTCACGCCCACCCTGGCGCCCATGAGCCGGGGCATCCTCACCACCGCCACGGCCAAGGTGAAACCAGGCCTCTCCCGGGAGCAGCTCCGCCAGGCCTGGACCGAGGCATACGACGACGAACCTTTCGTCCACGTCCTGCCGGAGGGCCAGTGGCCCGCCACCAAGTCCGTGCAGGGTTCGAACCACGCCGCCATGCAGGTGGCCTTCGACCCGCACGCGGGCCGCATCGTCGTGACCTGCGTGATCGACAACCTCACCAAGGGAACGGCCGGAGGCGCCGTCCAGTCCATGAACATCGCACTTGGCCTGAAGGAAACTGCCGGCCTTGACCTGCAGGGAGTAGCTCCGTGA